From Candidatus Zixiibacteriota bacterium, one genomic window encodes:
- a CDS encoding sigma-54 dependent transcriptional regulator, protein MAKPKVKILVIDDDPKVSWILTEGLANSFEFVSARDGIEGIQMVSTEKPDLILLDIKMPGMTGLEVLEKLNKLEGRPDVIMISGHGDTKYVVESVKLGAAEFIDKPFDVKEVEIHINGVLEKSRLKREVSDLRKELQSKSSYAGFIGDSGAMGRVKAIIEQVADSELTVLIRGESGTGKEIVARSLHQLSGRRDHPFVKVNCAAIPRDLLEAELFGYEKGAFTGAHKQKQGRFELANKGTMFLDEIGDMPLELQSKLLQVLEQQEFVRVGGIHNIHVDVRIICATNRNLERAIAEHGFRDDLFYRLNEITLLLPPLRERREDISLLVTHFLDKYNRLYKREYGQLSPDTVNQLVNFSWPGNVRQLENMIKQVVVRGDESIIRELIATSQFSPAPLHTAPHHQEMMPAETPAGNGTDSFALKNRVGRTVADEEKKLIAEVLNKTNWNRRKAAEILQISYRSLLYKIKDYNLNTAK, encoded by the coding sequence ATGGCCAAACCAAAGGTAAAAATACTCGTCATCGATGATGACCCGAAGGTTTCTTGGATCCTGACCGAGGGACTCGCCAACAGTTTCGAGTTTGTCTCCGCGCGAGACGGCATTGAGGGGATCCAGATGGTCTCGACCGAAAAGCCGGACCTCATCCTGCTGGACATCAAAATGCCGGGCATGACCGGTCTGGAGGTGCTCGAAAAACTCAACAAACTCGAGGGGCGCCCGGATGTGATCATGATCTCCGGGCATGGTGACACCAAATACGTGGTGGAATCGGTGAAACTGGGGGCTGCGGAGTTTATCGACAAGCCGTTCGATGTCAAAGAAGTCGAGATCCATATCAACGGGGTCCTTGAAAAGTCACGGCTCAAACGCGAGGTGAGTGATCTCAGAAAAGAGCTCCAGTCAAAAAGCAGCTACGCCGGATTTATCGGCGACTCCGGCGCAATGGGCCGTGTTAAAGCTATCATCGAACAGGTTGCCGACTCGGAACTGACTGTCCTTATCCGGGGAGAATCCGGTACCGGCAAAGAGATAGTTGCTCGTTCGCTGCACCAGTTGTCGGGCCGGCGGGACCACCCGTTTGTCAAAGTGAACTGTGCCGCCATTCCGCGCGACCTCCTTGAGGCGGAACTGTTCGGCTACGAAAAGGGAGCCTTCACCGGTGCTCACAAGCAGAAACAGGGACGCTTTGAGCTGGCTAACAAAGGGACGATGTTCCTCGATGAAATCGGGGACATGCCGCTCGAGCTCCAGTCCAAGCTGCTTCAGGTGCTGGAACAGCAGGAGTTCGTGAGGGTGGGGGGTATCCACAACATCCACGTCGATGTCCGGATTATCTGTGCCACCAACCGAAACCTGGAGCGGGCGATTGCCGAGCATGGTTTTCGCGACGACCTGTTTTATCGCCTCAATGAGATCACCTTGCTTCTTCCCCCACTGCGCGAGCGACGTGAAGATATTTCACTGCTGGTGACTCATTTCCTCGACAAGTACAATAGGCTGTACAAACGCGAATACGGGCAACTTTCGCCGGATACGGTCAACCAGTTGGTCAATTTCAGCTGGCCTGGGAATGTCCGGCAGCTCGAGAATATGATCAAACAGGTAGTAGTACGAGGTGACGAGAGCATTATCCGAGAACTCATTGCAACGAGCCAATTTTCGCCGGCCCCTCTGCATACGGCCCCACACCACCAGGAAATGATGCCGGCTGAGACGCCGGCAGGGAATGGAACCGATTCGTTTGCCCTCAAAAACCGCGTAGGCCGCACGGTCGCCGACGAAGAAAAGAAGCTCATCGCCGAAGTCCTTAACAAGACGAACTGGAACCGGCGGAAAGCGGCTGAGATTCTCCAGATAAGCTACCGGTCGTTGCTGTACAAGATCAAAGACTACAATCTCAATACCGCCAAGTAA
- a CDS encoding valine--tRNA ligase yields MSNNTESKDKKSSAYDPHEVEDRIYANWLTAGYFHGDPNSPQKAYSVVIPPPNVTDVLHLGHALNNTVQDILVRRHRMDRFATEWLPGCDHAGIATQVIVERQLTKEGTNRRQLGRDKFVERTRSWAYRNKDIILGQLRKIGCSCDWERTRFTLDDGLSNAVALTFRHLYDKGWIYKGNRIVNWCISCKTSLSDDEVERENKDSHLWYIKYKLKGADDFLTVATTRPETMLGDTALAVSPKDSRYKKYVGKTVILPILEREIPIIADSYVDPEFGTGVVKVTPAHDPNDFEIGKRHDLEEINILNIDGTLNENAGKYKGLDRFEGRRQLVDDLQKRGLIEKVDKYELVVGTCYRCHNIIEPYLSEQWFVKMSEMAQPAVEAVKTGKLRFHPDYWTKTYLHWMENIRDWCISRQLWWGHRIPVWYAEDGTMFISATRPTAEQCKPYDPASLKQDDDVLDTWFSSWLWPFSTFGWPEQTPELQKFYPTKVLVTASEIIFLWVARMVMAGYELMGECPFTDVYIHGTVRDANGIKMSKSLGNGIDPLEIIEKYGADSLRISMVLATPDGQDPWISKNTFEGGRNFVNKLYQVSRFVMMRLDGRPPVLDKVDDTDLVLFDRWILSRLEGTIENVNKAFAEYRLSAAAKTLYNFVWDDYCSWYIELIKPDQPGQPIRENSLNVATYVLQQILRLMHPFVPFVTEEIQRQLSGDDKRTLVLGPWPSTDGRHKDLRLENSLKQIQDVVTAVRSMRSELNVPPGKKADLYIKVNEPSLGTLLQNHIEYFRSLARVEQLHCGTDVKKPPFSSSAVISGAEVFLPLSGLIDLETEKGRLQKNLDELKVQLEKISKKLANADFRSNAPKDIIDREKAKKEDYQERIEKLNRNLEQIMGW; encoded by the coding sequence ATGAGCAACAATACCGAAAGCAAAGATAAGAAATCCTCCGCCTACGATCCGCACGAGGTTGAGGACCGCATATACGCGAACTGGTTGACCGCCGGCTATTTTCACGGCGACCCTAATTCTCCTCAAAAGGCATACTCCGTGGTGATACCCCCGCCGAACGTCACCGATGTCCTTCATCTCGGTCATGCACTCAACAATACCGTTCAGGATATCCTGGTACGGCGCCATCGCATGGATCGCTTTGCCACTGAGTGGCTTCCCGGATGCGATCATGCCGGGATCGCAACACAGGTGATTGTCGAACGCCAATTGACTAAAGAAGGGACCAACCGCCGCCAGCTCGGCCGGGACAAGTTTGTCGAACGGACACGGTCCTGGGCCTACCGTAACAAAGATATCATCCTCGGGCAGCTTCGGAAGATCGGCTGTAGTTGCGACTGGGAGCGAACCCGCTTCACCCTCGATGATGGCCTGTCCAACGCCGTTGCGCTGACGTTCAGACATCTCTATGACAAGGGCTGGATCTACAAAGGGAACCGGATCGTCAATTGGTGCATATCGTGCAAGACCTCCCTGTCCGACGATGAAGTCGAACGCGAGAACAAAGACAGCCACCTCTGGTATATCAAATACAAACTCAAAGGGGCCGACGATTTCCTGACCGTCGCCACCACCCGTCCGGAAACCATGCTCGGCGACACGGCACTGGCAGTCTCTCCCAAAGATAGCCGGTACAAGAAATATGTGGGCAAGACCGTCATCCTGCCGATTCTCGAACGCGAGATACCCATCATCGCCGACAGTTACGTTGACCCCGAGTTCGGCACCGGCGTAGTAAAAGTCACCCCCGCCCACGACCCGAACGACTTTGAGATTGGCAAGCGTCATGACCTCGAAGAGATCAACATCCTCAATATCGACGGCACCCTCAATGAGAACGCCGGCAAATATAAGGGACTTGACCGCTTCGAGGGACGCCGGCAACTGGTCGATGACCTGCAAAAACGCGGGCTGATCGAGAAGGTCGACAAGTACGAACTGGTGGTCGGCACCTGTTATCGCTGTCACAACATTATTGAGCCTTATCTTTCCGAACAGTGGTTCGTGAAAATGAGCGAGATGGCCCAACCGGCAGTTGAGGCTGTCAAGACCGGCAAGCTCCGGTTCCACCCGGATTACTGGACCAAAACCTATCTGCACTGGATGGAAAACATCCGCGACTGGTGCATCTCCCGCCAACTCTGGTGGGGACATCGCATCCCGGTCTGGTACGCCGAAGACGGCACCATGTTCATCTCTGCCACCAGACCGACCGCAGAGCAGTGCAAACCATATGACCCTGCGTCCCTCAAGCAGGACGATGATGTCCTGGACACGTGGTTTTCCTCTTGGCTCTGGCCTTTTTCGACCTTCGGGTGGCCTGAGCAGACACCGGAACTCCAGAAGTTCTATCCGACCAAAGTGCTCGTGACCGCCTCGGAGATCATTTTTCTATGGGTCGCCCGCATGGTGATGGCCGGCTACGAGTTGATGGGGGAATGTCCGTTCACCGACGTCTATATCCACGGCACAGTGCGCGACGCTAACGGCATCAAGATGTCCAAATCACTCGGCAACGGCATCGACCCGCTCGAGATCATCGAAAAATACGGCGCCGACTCGCTCCGCATCTCCATGGTGCTTGCCACACCGGACGGCCAGGACCCCTGGATCAGCAAGAACACGTTCGAGGGGGGCCGCAATTTCGTCAACAAACTGTACCAGGTGTCGCGGTTCGTAATGATGCGCCTCGACGGTCGCCCGCCGGTGCTCGACAAAGTGGACGACACCGATCTGGTCCTGTTTGATCGATGGATACTCTCCCGCCTCGAGGGGACAATCGAGAACGTCAACAAGGCGTTCGCCGAGTACCGCCTGTCCGCTGCCGCCAAGACCCTGTACAATTTCGTGTGGGATGATTATTGCTCGTGGTATATCGAGTTGATCAAGCCGGACCAGCCGGGGCAGCCGATCCGCGAGAACTCCCTCAATGTCGCCACCTATGTGCTCCAGCAGATTCTTCGGCTCATGCACCCGTTCGTGCCGTTTGTCACCGAGGAAATCCAGCGCCAGTTATCGGGCGATGACAAGCGGACACTTGTGCTCGGTCCGTGGCCTTCCACCGATGGACGCCACAAGGACCTGAGGTTGGAGAACAGTCTGAAACAGATACAGGATGTGGTGACGGCTGTTCGTTCCATGCGCTCTGAGCTCAATGTCCCGCCCGGCAAGAAGGCGGACCTGTATATCAAAGTGAACGAACCGTCGCTGGGCACACTGCTCCAGAACCATATCGAGTATTTCCGCTCGCTGGCTCGTGTGGAGCAGTTGCACTGCGGCACCGATGTCAAGAAGCCGCCGTTTTCTTCATCAGCCGTAATCTCCGGCGCCGAGGTATTTTTGCCGCTCTCCGGGCTGATCGATCTGGAAACGGAAAAGGGACGCCTTCAAAAGAATCTGGACGAGTTGAAAGTGCAGCTTGAGAAGATTTCCAAGAAGCTGGCGAACGCCGATTTTCGTTCCAACGCCCCGAAGGACATTATCGATCGGGAAAAGGCCAAGAAGGAAGACTACCAGGAGCGGATCGAGAAACTCAACCGCAACCTCGAGCAGATCATGGGGTGGTGA
- a CDS encoding response regulator, protein MSEKIIIIDDEKRMCDSLTALLQGDGYQVAGFQRSVEAVEVIRTEKVDLVVTDIKMPEMDGIQILRAVKEVDEGIPVILMTGYASLDSALEAIGKGAYDYLLKPVEFHHLELAVKRAIDKRRAELARLRLVEELKLSNIILQRRIGELNALYEAGKSIGSSLNLSELLRQIVVLASAVTEAQVGSIMLLDEAREFLTIEAAIGLDETIVHSTRLPIGESIAGYVAHTGEALMVVDVEHDERFRRINQERYGTASLLCTPLRIKNDVLGVINMANKQEGKPFTQDDLRLLSTFASQAAIAVDDAYQFEKSRRRLEEFEILHEISNELPNIQTIASFRNVLVKKLQRVFPIDYAIWFNWIAATGTLVPDGAVGLADIPLTESGRIDLSRMSRDSMMLGGLDLENVDLGDVSRVSAIVAARLSDHVHYPNPSGAFMAVPILRSSELAYVFCLGARSDRRYSRDDVSLARLVISQAALLFEREKSLLNATRLLTMGNMISEISHDLRKPLTSIKGGLDIIRQRWPELTERSEFFKTVEDEIYRMNELVRELVDFSNPNKYETTKTDLRQIIIRASELVGPDMRKKRVAFKTAFDEFDYEIIVNKNQVLELFLNLFINAVDAMPKGGTLTVTGLKERPEHKKLDYLAIRVADTGFGIKKENLAKIFDRYYTTKETGTGLGLAVVERIISAHGGTLKVESTEGVGTCFTVYFPIPATA, encoded by the coding sequence CGGTCGAAGTCATTCGGACCGAGAAAGTCGATCTGGTGGTGACCGATATCAAGATGCCGGAGATGGACGGTATCCAAATACTCCGTGCCGTCAAAGAAGTGGACGAAGGGATCCCGGTCATCCTGATGACCGGGTATGCCTCTTTGGATTCTGCGCTCGAAGCTATCGGCAAAGGGGCGTACGACTACCTGCTCAAACCGGTCGAGTTTCACCACCTGGAATTGGCGGTCAAACGGGCGATAGACAAGCGGCGCGCGGAGCTGGCGCGTCTTCGCCTGGTGGAAGAGCTTAAACTCTCCAACATCATACTCCAGCGGCGCATCGGCGAACTGAATGCCTTGTACGAGGCGGGCAAATCGATCGGTTCATCGCTCAATCTCTCCGAACTGCTCCGCCAGATCGTGGTGCTCGCCTCGGCCGTGACCGAGGCGCAGGTCGGCTCGATCATGCTGCTCGATGAGGCCAGGGAGTTCCTCACTATCGAGGCTGCCATCGGCCTCGATGAGACAATCGTTCATTCAACCCGTCTTCCTATTGGTGAGTCGATTGCCGGATACGTGGCCCACACCGGCGAAGCCCTGATGGTGGTCGATGTGGAACACGATGAGCGCTTTCGGCGGATCAACCAGGAACGGTACGGCACCGCATCCCTGCTTTGCACACCGCTCCGCATCAAGAACGATGTTCTCGGGGTCATCAATATGGCCAACAAGCAGGAGGGCAAACCGTTCACGCAGGATGACCTCCGCCTCCTCAGCACGTTTGCCTCGCAGGCGGCGATTGCGGTCGATGACGCCTACCAATTCGAGAAGAGCCGGCGGCGATTGGAAGAATTTGAGATCCTCCACGAAATATCAAACGAGTTGCCCAACATCCAGACTATCGCGAGTTTTCGAAACGTGCTGGTGAAGAAATTGCAGCGCGTATTTCCCATCGATTACGCCATCTGGTTCAACTGGATCGCCGCAACCGGCACACTTGTCCCCGATGGCGCAGTTGGTCTGGCCGATATCCCCCTGACGGAAAGCGGACGGATCGACCTTAGCCGCATGTCGCGCGACAGCATGATGCTGGGGGGCCTGGATCTCGAGAACGTTGATCTGGGAGATGTGTCGCGGGTATCGGCCATTGTGGCCGCCCGCCTCAGTGACCACGTGCATTATCCGAATCCGTCGGGTGCTTTCATGGCCGTGCCGATCCTCCGGAGCAGCGAACTGGCCTATGTATTCTGTCTTGGCGCCAGGTCGGACCGCCGCTACAGCCGGGATGATGTTTCGCTGGCCAGGCTGGTAATATCGCAGGCGGCCCTCCTGTTTGAACGGGAGAAATCGCTCCTCAACGCCACCCGTCTGCTGACTATGGGGAACATGATCTCGGAGATCTCCCACGACTTGCGCAAACCGCTCACCTCCATCAAGGGGGGACTCGATATCATCCGCCAGCGCTGGCCGGAATTGACCGAACGCTCCGAGTTCTTCAAAACGGTCGAGGACGAGATCTACCGCATGAACGAGCTGGTGCGCGAACTGGTCGACTTTTCCAATCCCAATAAGTACGAGACAACCAAGACGGATCTTCGGCAGATCATCATCCGCGCATCAGAGCTGGTCGGTCCCGACATGCGCAAGAAACGGGTGGCTTTCAAGACCGCTTTCGATGAATTCGACTATGAGATAATCGTCAATAAGAACCAGGTCCTCGAACTGTTCTTGAATCTGTTCATCAATGCTGTCGATGCCATGCCGAAAGGGGGGACCTTGACCGTCACCGGTCTCAAAGAGAGACCGGAACACAAGAAGCTGGACTATTTGGCGATCAGGGTGGCCGATACAGGATTCGGCATAAAGAAAGAGAACCTGGCCAAGATATTCGACCGCTATTACACCACCAAAGAAACTGGTACCGGACTTGGACTGGCAGTAGTCGAACGGATCATATCCGCTCATGGTGGCACACTCAAGGTAGAGTCGACAGAAGGGGTCGGCACCTGCTTCACTGTCTATTTCCCGATTCCCGCCACTGCATAG